GCCTAATTTACCTGTGCTGAAATCTCCAGTTAGGTTTAGCTGTCCAGTGTAATAATTTTCATTCGTTTTTGTTCGTGTTAACTTACGTCCCCAATTTCCCGCTGAATCAGCCTGAATACGTTCGGTTGAGAAATAATTCCGGTCAAAGTTTTGAAAAGATACCTGTGAGTTTAATTTCCAGTTATTATTAAAGTTATGATTTAGGATTGCATTTGCAGTACCTTGTTTTGCTTTGTTGTATGCCCAGGGGGTATTAAATGAACTGGCGCGATCAATAGTAGTGGGTATGCTACTTGTTTTTGTATCACTTAATGTACCAACTCCAAAATCAGGGGTTAAATCAGCATTCAAATAATCTCCTTGTATTAATAACTCTGTTTTAGTATTGATTTTATATAATACCGAAGGGTTAACATAAATACGTTTTGATTCAACTGAATTTCTGAAGCTTTTGGCGTTTTCATAAGTGCCAATTACCCGGAAAGCCACTTTATTGCTGATTGGGCCATATACATCTAGTATAGGTTTGTAGAAATCGTAGCTACCAGTACGCATTGAAACTTCACCCCCAAAATTGAATTTCGGTTGTTTTGTAACCATGTTTATTACAGCTCCTGAAGTTACATTTCCATATAAAAGCGCTGCACTACCTTTTAAAACTTCAACTCGCTCTAAGATACTTGCTTCAGGAATTACGCTTGAATTTGAGCGAGCACCATTTTTCATAATATTATTTGCGCCTAAATTATACCCGCGAGCGAAAAATGTTTCCGAAGTTGTACCTCTAGTTGAGCCCAATGATACCCCATTCACATTTTTAATGGCATCGCTTAATTTATTTACCTGTTGCTCTTCGATAACCTTACTGTCAACAATGGCTACTGCCTGAGGTAAATCCATTGGTGCAATGTCAGTTTTACCAACCGATACAAGTTTTTTATTTGCTCCTCTTGAACCAGTCACCACTACTTCTGCTAATTTGCTTGAAGATTCAGTTAGAGTGATCTCGACGGATGCCGTTTGCCCTGCAATTACATTTACTGTTTTTTCCTGTGGATTAAGACCAACAAAAGTTACTAATAGTGTGTAGGAACCCTCTTTTATACCTTTCAACAAAAAAGAACCTGAATCATTGGCGATTGTTCCTTTGTTAACCTCTTTAAGGATAATGTTTACCGTTGCCGCTGGATTGCCATCGCTGGTTTTAACAGTTCCTGAAATGCTTCCATTTTTAGTCTGAGCTTTTGCACCAAAACTAAAAAAGAGCATTATAAAACCTACTATATAGGAAAGAGAGGTAGATTTGTAGTTGTTATTATACATTTTAGTAAGTGTTATTTGTATTAAATCTAAATTAGGCACAAAGGTATAAATCGAATTGAAGTTGGCAAATATTATTTGTAATTAATCTAAATAACTTTGAGTGAGATCTATTTGTGTTGAAACTGCTTGCTTTTAGAGTATGGAGTTAGATTAAACTACCATCGTTTTTTGGTCTTAGTTGGCGTTCTAAAGATGTAGCGTCAAATTTTTTCCTATTTTTGCGCTTCGCCTAAAAGCGTTAAACACATGAAGATTTCTTATAGCTGGTTAAAACAATATATTAATACAGAATTAAGTCCTGAGGAGATCTCAAAAATTCTTACTAACACAGGATTAGAAGTTGAAAGTCTGGAGAAAATTCAGACCGTTCCTGGAGGACTAGAAGGGCTCGTGATTGGCCATGTTACTTTCCGTGAAAAACATCCCAATGCTGATAAGTTAAGCGTTACAAAAGTAAATGTTGGGGGAGAGCGTGAGTTGGATATTGTGTGTGGTGCTCCAAATGTGACTTCCGGACAAAAGGTGGTGGTGGCTACGGTTGGTTGTACGGTTTATCCAAGTTCGGGTGAGCCATTTGAAATTAAGAAAGCCAAAATACGTGGTGAGGTTTCAGAAGGAATGATCTGTGCCGAAGATGAAATTGGTTTGGGTGAGTCGCACGCAGGAATTATGGTATTGCCGGAAGACGCACCTATTGGTATGCCGGCAAAGGAGTATTTCAAAATAGAAGATGATTACTGTTTTGAAATAGGCCTAACACCAAACCGCATAGATGCAGCCTCGCATATTGGAGTGGCTGGTGATATTGCAGCCTTTCTGAAAAGTCAAGTGATCCTTCCTTCGGTTGATGGGTTTAAGGTTGATAACCATGACTTAACGATTGGAGTTGAGGTGGTTGATGCTGAAGCCTGCCCTCGTTACTCAGGAGTAACCATTTCGAACGTAACCGTTAAAGATTCTCCTGAATGGTTGCAAAATAAACTACGTGCCATTCACATCAGACCGATCAATAATATAGTGGATGTGACCAATTTCGTTTTGCATGAAACTGGCCAACCATTACATGCTTTTGACGCTGCAGAGATCAAAGGCAATAAAGTAATCGTTCGCAAAGCTGCTGAAGGTACGAAGTTTGTAACTTTGGATGGCGTTGAACGCATCCATTCTGCTGAAGACCTGATGATCTGCAATGCTGATGAAGAAATGTGTATTGCCGGAGTTTTTGGAGGATTACAATCAGGGGTGAAGAACGAAACCAAATCTATATTCCTTGAATCTGCATATTTCAACCCTGTTTTAGTTCGTAAAACCGGTAAACGTCATAATCTCAAAACGGATTCATCATTCCGATTTGAGCGTGGTACCGATGCTAATGCAACTGTTTTCGCATTAAAACGTGCTGCTTTGCTGATTAAAGAAGTGGCAGGAGGTTCAATTTCTTCGGAGGTTGTTGATATCTATCCTACGGAAGTTAAAAAAGCTGAAGTGGAGATCACTTATAAAAATGTGCATCGTTTAATCGGTAAACAAATCCCTGCTGAAGAGATCAAATCAATACTCGCTGCGTTGAACTTTGATATTTTAGCCGAAAATATCGATGGATTACATGTAGGAGTACCCACCAATAAAGTGGATGTTACACGCGAAGTTGATGTTATTGAGGAGATTTTGCGTATTTACGGATACAATAACATCGAAATTCCAACAATACTTAACTCATCTTTGTCATTCGCTGTGAAGCCCGACAGAGAAAAGTTGCAAAATGCAGTTTCTGATTTCTATACGGCTAATGGCTTTAATGAAATCATGTCTAATTCATTAACCAAATCAGCCTATAGTCAGTTAACTGCAACAATTAGTTCTGAGGAAAACGTTGAGATTTTAAATCCATTGAGCAGTGATTTAGACGTGTTGCGTCAAACTTTATTGTTTTCGGGATTAGAAGCAATAGCCTACAATCAAAATAGGAAAAACGCTGATTTAAAACTGTATGAATTCGGCAAAATCTACAAAAAGACTGAAAATGGCTATTTTGAAGAACCTCGTTTAGCTCTTTTTGTTACCGGTCGTAAAGAACAGGAGCAATGGAATGCTACAAATGACCAGGTTGATTATTTCTCGCTGAAAGGTTTTGTTGATGCGCTTTTAACAAAGTTGAAAGTATCTGTTGTATCATCAGAGGTAGTTAAAAATGATTTGATTAGCGAGGGACTTACCTATAAAAAAGGTAAAAATGTAATTGTTCAGTTAGGTCAAATTAACAAAGCCATCCTTAAAAAGATGGATATCGACAAACCTGTCTTTTTTGCTGACATTAATTGGGAATATTTGTTAAAAGTACAGCTGAATAATAAGACAGAATATACAGAAGTGGCTAAGTTCCCTGCTGTTCGTCGAGATTTGTCGATGTTGGTTGATAGCTCGTTAAACTTTTCTCAGCTGAAAGATCTTGCATTTCAGGCTGAAAAGAACTTGCTGAAAGAGGTTAATATTTTTGATAAATACGAAGGTGATAAATTGCCACAGGGCAAGAAATCATATGCGTTGAGTTTTGTTATTCAAGATGAGGAGAAAACCCTTACTGATAAGCAAATTGACGCTATTATGCAAAAGTTGGTAACCGGATTTGAAAAACTGGGTGCTGAAATTAGAAAATAAGTTGTTTTATTGTTGTTATTAGTAGTCGGATTGGAAGTTCGAATAAATAAATTATCTTGAACAAGTGAATAAATAGTATTAATCGGTTTAAAAATTAGATTTATTTACAAATTACTAATAACTAAATGGCTGAACTGGTACGGACTCTCGAACAGCTCCAACAAAAGATGCAGAAACTAATGTTGATGCATAGCAAGTTGCAACAGCAACACGTGGCTCTTTTGCATGAATTGGAGCAGGTTAAAACAGAGTCAGAAAACCGAAAAGCCAAAATTTTGGAGTTGGAAGACAAGGTAAAAGTTGTCAGAATTGCGTCATCGTTATCAGCTGGTAATGAAAAGGCACTTGACATCCAGCAAAAAATTAACGAATTTGCGAAAGAAATAGACAGGTGCATTGTGCTTCTGACTAAATAAACTCGTGATTTAAATGCTCAAATGGGAGAAATTTCCATTAAAATAAATATTGCCGACAGGGTGTATCCGTTGCGTATTAACGCTTCTGAAGAGGAAACTGTAAGGAAAGCCGCCAAGGAAATTAATGACCGGATAAAGATGCTGATGCAAAATTATGAGGTTAAGGATAAACAAGATTTACTATCAATGTGCGTATTGCATTATGCAACAGCTGCTCTCAAATTCGATGGTAAACGTTTAATTGAAGATGATGGCATCTCCGATAAGATAGCTGAACTTGATCAACAGTTGAGCCAGTTTCTAGCTAGTCAGTAATTAATTATTGAGAGCAAAAACAAATTTAACCGCAGTTAAATTTTATATAAGTCACATTGTTTACTTGGTTGGTTGCCAACTCCTGCAAAGTGGTATATATAAGTTTTAGTTGCGGTTTTTTATTTTTTAAAAATTAGAATGGATATTATTTTATATGTAGTGGTTGCGTTGGGAGCAGGTATCGGAATTGACCGTTATTTGTTGCGTCGCTTGTTTAAAAGCCAGGAAGTTATGGCTAAAAACAAGGCAAAGCAATTCCTGAAAGACGCCGAATCGCAAGCCGAAATCCTAAAAAAGGATAAATTGCTCGAAGCCAAAGAGAAGTTTCTTCAAATGAAGGCTGAGCACGAGAAAGAAATCAATCAAAAAAATCAGGTAGCAGCTCAACGCGATAATTCATTAAAGCAGAAAGAGCAATCGCTAAAC
Above is a window of Solitalea lacus DNA encoding:
- a CDS encoding TonB-dependent receptor; protein product: MYNNNYKSTSLSYIVGFIMLFFSFGAKAQTKNGSISGTVKTSDGNPAATVNIILKEVNKGTIANDSGSFLLKGIKEGSYTLLVTFVGLNPQEKTVNVIAGQTASVEITLTESSSKLAEVVVTGSRGANKKLVSVGKTDIAPMDLPQAVAIVDSKVIEEQQVNKLSDAIKNVNGVSLGSTRGTTSETFFARGYNLGANNIMKNGARSNSSVIPEASILERVEVLKGSAALLYGNVTSGAVINMVTKQPKFNFGGEVSMRTGSYDFYKPILDVYGPISNKVAFRVIGTYENAKSFRNSVESKRIYVNPSVLYKINTKTELLIQGDYLNADLTPDFGVGTLSDTKTSSIPTTIDRASSFNTPWAYNKAKQGTANAILNHNFNNNWKLNSQVSFQNFDRNYFSTERIQADSAGNWGRKLTRTKTNENYYTGQLNLTGDFSTGKLGHKVLIGADAERYFNITNGFSIASLSKDGVYDSINVLNPSKFIVRIDEPLATNTTRTEAPTNRFGVFVQDLISVSEQIKVLAGLRWSYISNPVPQVYDLVKGTNARTTTPYKYDNAFSPRLGLVYQPTKNSSLFASYSNNFVPNSGTDIYFNNLDASIIDQFEVGVKNDFFQGRLSVNLSVYKIINSNQTKTAEFDKDGKQNSNTNLKEFSGQTTSNGFEVDVNGTIAKGLNFIAGYSYNDMRYTKSIGTKNSSIEGERLVSMPANTANGTVFYTFSNPSLNGLRIGFSGFYTGERNAGWNNTVGYVPSKGQPQNRLFAVSGFTTFDLSLGYTYKKFSILGKVSNITNELNYIVHENYSVNPIPPRQFTTTLAYKF
- the pheT gene encoding phenylalanine--tRNA ligase subunit beta, with protein sequence MKISYSWLKQYINTELSPEEISKILTNTGLEVESLEKIQTVPGGLEGLVIGHVTFREKHPNADKLSVTKVNVGGERELDIVCGAPNVTSGQKVVVATVGCTVYPSSGEPFEIKKAKIRGEVSEGMICAEDEIGLGESHAGIMVLPEDAPIGMPAKEYFKIEDDYCFEIGLTPNRIDAASHIGVAGDIAAFLKSQVILPSVDGFKVDNHDLTIGVEVVDAEACPRYSGVTISNVTVKDSPEWLQNKLRAIHIRPINNIVDVTNFVLHETGQPLHAFDAAEIKGNKVIVRKAAEGTKFVTLDGVERIHSAEDLMICNADEEMCIAGVFGGLQSGVKNETKSIFLESAYFNPVLVRKTGKRHNLKTDSSFRFERGTDANATVFALKRAALLIKEVAGGSISSEVVDIYPTEVKKAEVEITYKNVHRLIGKQIPAEEIKSILAALNFDILAENIDGLHVGVPTNKVDVTREVDVIEEILRIYGYNNIEIPTILNSSLSFAVKPDREKLQNAVSDFYTANGFNEIMSNSLTKSAYSQLTATISSEENVEILNPLSSDLDVLRQTLLFSGLEAIAYNQNRKNADLKLYEFGKIYKKTENGYFEEPRLALFVTGRKEQEQWNATNDQVDYFSLKGFVDALLTKLKVSVVSSEVVKNDLISEGLTYKKGKNVIVQLGQINKAILKKMDIDKPVFFADINWEYLLKVQLNNKTEYTEVAKFPAVRRDLSMLVDSSLNFSQLKDLAFQAEKNLLKEVNIFDKYEGDKLPQGKKSYALSFVIQDEEKTLTDKQIDAIMQKLVTGFEKLGAEIRK
- a CDS encoding cell division protein ZapA, which gives rise to MGEISIKINIADRVYPLRINASEEETVRKAAKEINDRIKMLMQNYEVKDKQDLLSMCVLHYATAALKFDGKRLIEDDGISDKIAELDQQLSQFLASQ